From one Candidatus Thioglobus sp. NP1 genomic stretch:
- a CDS encoding toxin-antitoxin system YwqK family antitoxin, which produces MKKLLLILLLTLSFQVFTAQNTNYYEIDFTLSEFCDDDPKVQYRNNYSQIFLPNQEKGISATSICVFKDGYGQYSSKGDYLDGKKVGRHIAWWRNGQKSFEANFIDGKPEGKWLNWYENGKKRFEYNHKDGKTEGKSFAWGLKGEILKEHFYENGLKEGRAFLRSPGSTVEGNYKAGMPDGNWTWFAGGSIWKEAIFSKGKLLGECNILLTEDRSDNVSLLTFSIFKNDSSGCDIESIKVNTPFRTNDGRWL; this is translated from the coding sequence ATGAAAAAACTACTCTTAATTTTACTTTTAACATTAAGTTTTCAAGTATTCACTGCTCAAAATACAAATTATTACGAAATAGATTTTACTTTAAGTGAGTTCTGTGACGATGACCCAAAAGTTCAGTATAGGAATAATTATTCTCAAATATTTTTACCCAATCAAGAAAAAGGTATTTCTGCAACAAGTATATGCGTATTTAAAGATGGATATGGGCAGTATAGTTCAAAGGGTGATTACCTTGATGGCAAGAAGGTTGGAAGGCACATCGCTTGGTGGAGGAATGGACAAAAATCTTTTGAAGCTAACTTCATTGATGGAAAGCCCGAAGGTAAATGGCTAAATTGGTATGAGAATGGAAAGAAGCGATTTGAATACAATCATAAAGATGGCAAAACGGAGGGCAAAAGTTTTGCTTGGGGCTTAAAGGGCGAAATACTTAAAGAACACTTTTATGAGAACGGGCTAAAAGAAGGCAGAGCATTTTTACGTTCTCCAGGCTCTACCGTTGAAGGGAATTATAAAGCAGGGATGCCAGATGGTAATTGGACTTGGTTTGCTGGAGGAAGTATATGGAAAGAGGCTATTTTTTCTAAGGGAAAACTTTTGGGAGAGTGTAATATTTTGCTTACTGAGGACAGGTCAGATAACGTAAGCCTTTTGACTTTTAGTATTTTTAAAAATGATAGCTCTGGATGTGACATTGAATCAATTAAAGTTAACACCCCCTTCCGAACGAATGATGGTAGATGGCTATGA
- a CDS encoding tyrosine-type recombinase/integrase codes for MATIQKILNTNNSSYRVFIRKQGLKTLTKTFPTKKLAKEFALRMESDVSAMHSMQGKSSVTLFKDLVAEYLYKEYRGSRLKEQGRKLGYWSEMLGEKLIIDITKNDIYDGLQQLPNHFSNATINRYKAAISVVFSYACRAFDLPTNPVRKIPSLPENNERIRFLSEAERMRLFTSCRDSHWDKLYLIVMLAITTGARKGELTQLRWNDIDFDRRTAYVSTTKNGQPKVLPLTDSVIKELQLFNKNESHLIFESKVKENVAYCFTKPWKRALEDADIEDFRFHDLRHSCASYLAQSGASLLEIADVLGHKQISVTKRYAHLCIEHKSSLINRVMGYI; via the coding sequence GTGGCAACTATACAAAAGATTCTCAATACAAACAATTCGTCCTATCGTGTGTTTATTCGTAAGCAAGGACTCAAGACATTAACCAAAACATTTCCAACGAAAAAGTTAGCTAAAGAGTTTGCTTTAAGGATGGAAAGTGATGTCTCAGCTATGCATTCAATGCAAGGCAAGAGTAGTGTTACTTTGTTCAAGGACTTGGTAGCAGAATACCTATATAAGGAGTATAGGGGTTCGAGGCTAAAAGAGCAGGGTAGGAAGCTAGGATATTGGTCAGAAATGCTAGGTGAGAAGCTCATTATTGATATTACCAAAAATGATATTTATGATGGATTACAACAACTACCCAATCATTTTTCTAATGCAACTATTAATCGCTATAAGGCAGCTATTAGTGTTGTATTTAGTTATGCTTGCAGAGCCTTTGATTTACCCACAAACCCTGTCCGTAAAATCCCTTCATTACCTGAGAATAATGAGCGAATTAGGTTCTTATCAGAAGCTGAAAGAATGCGTCTATTTACCTCTTGTAGAGACTCTCATTGGGATAAATTGTACCTAATAGTAATGCTTGCCATAACGACTGGAGCACGCAAGGGAGAACTCACTCAACTAAGGTGGAATGATATTGATTTTGATAGGAGAACCGCTTATGTCTCAACCACTAAAAACGGTCAGCCTAAAGTTCTGCCTTTGACTGATTCTGTAATTAAAGAACTACAACTATTTAATAAAAATGAGAGTCATTTAATCTTCGAATCTAAAGTTAAAGAGAATGTTGCTTATTGCTTTACTAAGCCTTGGAAGAGGGCACTCGAGGATGCTGATATTGAGGACTTTAGATTCCACGACCTTCGTCATTCCTGTGCTTCCTATTTAGCTCAATCAGGGGCATCTCTCTTAGAGATAGCAGATGTTCTTGGGCATAAACAGATTAGTGTGACTAAACGCTATGCTCATCTATGTATAGAGCATAAGTCAAGTCTAATTAACAGGGTGATGGGTTATATTTGA
- a CDS encoding HU family DNA-binding protein: MKKTELIEEISKATSISRSDAKNSIDIILEEISKAIISGKGVEIRGFGGFKKRHRKGRIGINPKTGQKTEVLEKSVPFFKPGKTLKESVNKD; the protein is encoded by the coding sequence ATGAAAAAAACAGAACTTATTGAAGAAATCTCAAAGGCAACTAGCATTTCTAGATCTGATGCTAAAAACTCAATTGATATTATTCTTGAAGAAATAAGTAAAGCAATAATCTCAGGAAAAGGTGTCGAGATTCGTGGTTTTGGTGGCTTCAAAAAAAGACATCGTAAAGGCAGGATTGGTATAAATCCAAAAACTGGTCAAAAGACTGAGGTATTAGAAAAATCTGTGCCGTTTTTTAAGCCTGGAAAAACTTTAAAAGAGTCTGTAAATAAAGATTAG
- a CDS encoding toxin-antitoxin system YwqK family antitoxin: MQAYLTDGTLPTYFDNGKKSGEVTYKNSQRHGLWTKWYESGQLKSEKRFKNGERHGKHISWHENGLLNREQFFKDGQTDGKDSLWSEDGTPIDLITWKDGEMHGEYINWYSNGHKRCEHHYEDGKPHGVCITWHENGQKETHSNYEYGRREGKTMGWYENGQIQYEDNYEDGLLDGYSVTYRENGSKKKEENYKHGFCWTRTNHVEG; this comes from the coding sequence ATGCAAGCATATCTAACGGATGGAACATTACCTACCTATTTTGACAATGGTAAGAAATCGGGAGAAGTAACTTATAAAAATAGTCAGCGCCATGGACTATGGACGAAGTGGTACGAGAGTGGGCAATTAAAGTCAGAAAAAAGGTTTAAAAATGGTGAGCGTCATGGAAAGCACATTTCTTGGCATGAGAATGGTCTCTTGAATAGAGAGCAATTCTTCAAGGATGGTCAGACAGATGGTAAGGATTCTTTATGGAGTGAGGATGGCACGCCTATTGATTTAATAACATGGAAAGATGGAGAAATGCATGGTGAGTATATAAATTGGTACTCAAACGGACATAAGAGATGTGAACATCACTACGAGGATGGAAAGCCTCATGGAGTTTGTATAACTTGGCATGAGAACGGTCAAAAGGAGACTCACTCCAATTATGAATATGGAAGACGAGAGGGTAAGACTATGGGTTGGTATGAAAACGGTCAAATACAATATGAGGACAATTATGAGGATGGTCTTCTAGATGGGTACAGCGTTACTTATCGTGAGAATGGTAGCAAGAAAAAAGAAGAGAACTACAAGCATGGCTTTTGCTGGACTAGAACAAACCACGTGGAGGGTTAA